A window of Octopus sinensis linkage group LG29, ASM634580v1, whole genome shotgun sequence contains these coding sequences:
- the LOC115226126 gene encoding uncharacterized protein LOC115226126 — MASLVADYSGSSDDEFESDPRNSDENHGKNLLVINEEESSSEENETLESNQNRAQIRSSENSQDEQLPNPFSTSSNLPTPNLESKPGTGSHLVFSNPFKEEQTRKDFILEQHVKMTEKPKSSTSKKQICWKFRQGKCRFSKNCKFSHDIDNHIESPLVKGNQNAEVPAPKQFSGDVLLKGQGSQVLNPNVPDEDDYMNMNNRRKKRSGVSEGLVPPKKAMVMLNKIQAQERPWTVKR, encoded by the exons ATGGCTTCCCTGGTGGCTGACTACAGCGGAAGCAGCGATGACGAGTTCGAATCCGACCCACGTAACAG TGATGAAAATCATGGGAAGAATTTGCTGGTTATAAACGAAGAAGAATCCAGTTCAGAAGAAAACGAAACCCTGGAGTCAAACCAGAACCGGGCACAAATTCGGAGTTCAGAGAATTCCCAAGACGAACAACTGCCAAACCCTTTCAGCACAAGTTCAAACCTTCCGACTCCAAACCTGGAATCCAAACCAGGCACCGGTTCCCACTTGGTCTTCTCAAATCCATTCAAAGAGGAACAGACTCGGAAAGACTTCATTCTGGAGCAACATGTGAAGATGACGGAAAAACCCAAGAGTTCCACGTCCAAAAAACAGATTTGCTGGAAGTTCCGGCAAGGGAAATGTAGGTTCAGCAAAAACTGCAAGTTCTCACACGACATCGACAACCATATAGAAAGCCCGCTGGTGAAGGGCAACCAGAACGCTGAAGTTCCTGCGCCGAAACAGTTTTCAGGTGATGTACTGCTCAAGGGCCAGGGGTCGCAGGTTTTGAATCCAAATGTCCCCGATGAGGATGATTATATGAATATGAACAACAGGCGAAAGAAGAGATCTGGGGTCTCGGAGGGTCTAGTTCCTCCAAAAAAGGCTATGGTTATGCTTAATAAAATACAGGCCCAAGAACGGCCGTGGACTGTGAAAAGGTAG